The region AAGCGGCGCGCGGTTTGATCGTGGGAGGTACGCGATGAGCAGCGTGCTGGCCACGGTGGACGAACGGATGCCGCCACTGACCGAGGCGGAACTGGCTTGGGTGGAGGAATTACCGAATCGAGGCGTCGAACATCTTGGCTGGGGAGTGACGATGCGGCAGCGGGCCGGTTATCACTTGCCCGACGCGTATTACGAGGCGATGGTGGCGCGGCTTTGCCAGAGCGGCGTTACCTGGCTCGACGTGGGGTGTGGGCGGGATTTGTTTCCTCACAATCGGCCGTTGGCCGAGACATTGGCGGCACGCTGCGGTCGCGTGGTGGGAGTCGATCCCGACGACACCATCGACGAGAACGAGCACCTGCACGAACGCATTAAACAGCCGATCGACCAGTTTGAGTCGGAGTGGATGTTTGATCTGGTGACGATGCGGATGGTGGCGGAGCATGTGGCCAACCCGCGGGCCGCGCTGGAGCGGGTTGCTCGACATACCCGTGTCGGCGGCAAGGTGGTGGTGTACACGGTGCATCGCTGGTCGCCAGCGGCCGTCGCCGCGCGTTGGACGCCATTCGGCTGGCATCACTCGATCAAACGGGTGCTGTGGCGGACGGAAGAGAAAGACACTTTTCCGGTGGTGTACCGCATGAACACGCGGCGCCAGTTGGCGGCCTGGTTCGCGGAGGCCGGATTCGTGGAACGCCACTTTGAGCACTTGGACGATTGCCGCACATTGGCGCGATTTCGCGGTTTGCACCGGTGCGAACTAGCGCTCTGGCGAGGGTTGAAGGGAGTCGGCCTACACTATCCGGAGACATGCTTGTTAGGGGTGTACGAACGACGGGAGGGCGCGCAGGCGATATGAAGGGAGTGCTGTTCACATTCTTGTTGACAGCGGTCGGCACGCTGGGCGCGTTTGTCGATCCCTTTATCGCGCTATTGGTCTATGTGAGCTTTGCGATCATCAAGCCCGACGCGATGTGGCATTGGTCGGTTCCGGCGCTGGGATATAGTCG is a window of Pirellulales bacterium DNA encoding:
- a CDS encoding methyltransferase domain-containing protein; this translates as MSSVLATVDERMPPLTEAELAWVEELPNRGVEHLGWGVTMRQRAGYHLPDAYYEAMVARLCQSGVTWLDVGCGRDLFPHNRPLAETLAARCGRVVGVDPDDTIDENEHLHERIKQPIDQFESEWMFDLVTMRMVAEHVANPRAALERVARHTRVGGKVVVYTVHRWSPAAVAARWTPFGWHHSIKRVLWRTEEKDTFPVVYRMNTRRQLAAWFAEAGFVERHFEHLDDCRTLARFRGLHRCELALWRGLKGVGLHYPETCLLGVYERREGAQAI